Genomic DNA from Parasteatoda tepidariorum isolate YZ-2023 chromosome 3, CAS_Ptep_4.0, whole genome shotgun sequence:
ATATTTacgtatctttttttttgtgaaaaaaaaatagacaattatCTAAGTGACATTATTCAGCCAACTCTCTTAGCTAATATATGTAATGCGCGTATGTGGTTCATGATATATGTGATCTGGACACATTTATTAATCTAgttagataatttttgtttaatttcatttgttaggtagtgttaattttttatataattacagACGAATGAAATGCAGAATTTAACGGTAAAAGATCAAAACAAAGCGTAAAGCAAGGTGATCATGGCTCTAATGTAACTCTGGcgcaaaaaaagaaggaaacatCTCGGGGGTTGAGGGATCCGCGTTAACATACTACTGATGAAGATAATATGACAAAATGAGAGAAACATTccctaaagttatttttatttttaagtaaattgatgaaaatttaaagttattaaacgaaggaatacagatttttttcatcaatctACGCCTCTACCTGGAATATGCTATGTCCAGCTTTTACCTCGTATTCATGGAAATATGTTCTTAAAGATACTTGTTatgcattatttgaaataattacatttttggcaGCATGAGGGAAGTATATTTCATGAATGAATTTTGTCATAGTAGTTAAACGAGTTATCTAATATCGAgcgataataataatacatttttgtttcaaaatgcttttttttcaaatatgcttCTTAAAACATGAGTTTAAAACCGaaattcctaatatttttttaatacaattgaaaaatataattttagatttaattttaaaaaaacatcgtgTATTgcatattctttaataataaaatattttttgatttttttcatcagGTAAACTCAAGGAACAACATAAATGGCGTTGTAGGGCAAGGTCCATATCTAATGCCATGTGTcgtgtttattttgttgcataacaaaaacatttttttaagcatatgtGTCTTAAGAACTGGTAAGGAGTAATGAGGGCCCAGGCACACAAAGGGCTGTCGTGCCGATGCTGATGATCCTACTATGCATAAAAGTCTAATGATtgtgtcgcagttttccattgttgtccgtGTACTTTTATTAGTCGGAAAATCACgaggtaggatccagtttttcctcattcatttccatattgttttgtgtgcataatattaataaaagtcataaaagtattgtttgtcaataaatatttttgtattcctaATTTAAAGCTGTTTTCCGTTAtcgtaataatataaatacatgataatattaggtttttaattcaagagtttaaaactaagagaattgtgtcttttttttttctttaattattattacaatgcAATATTGCGCTACATTTTAAGATGaagttatttagaaaggtgGTCTGAACTTTTTACccgttttacatttattatttttgcaaataacatTGATATACTgatataaattacagttaaagagatctgttaaatgatttaggaCTTAAAAAACAGTTTCATGCACAATGAGattcaagcaaaaatagtatttaatgtATTCGCCCGGttggtaagcaaaaatatttaattacggTTGTGaattcatcaaatttgtttgaacaatataatgttataacaatataaaaattagtttgaaaaaattattacttaaaaaaaattacttccgTTTACCcatagatctaaatatttataaaactaatagataataatgacgcccggtggctgagcggtagcgcttcgcgctgtcgtgccacaggtccctggttcgatcctcgggccgggcaaggttgactcagcctttcatcccttcagtgggtcgataaatgagtaccaagcatgcttgggaactaaacactgggggttccgtgttcggctgaccacctgaccggaacatctgctcctgcaccccagagcccaaggtcaagaaaactgagatgggcacagtaggccttggccctacatgggctgtcgcgccactgagtttaatagataataatattcgGACGTGGGAAGTGGAAGCACGAGAGTGagcaaacagaattttttttagtacatatatgttaagtgaataattttaaaagaaaaactgttttctgcaaAGAAGCAACAATTATTGCGAATCAATCATCGGGGTTGGTTAGCGGCAGCGAACCAGGGGTTTAGCCCCCCTAGTTCCCTTATGAAGTCCCTTattaaatgtatcattttttgtGCAGATAggaataattgaaaacatttttattttctcaattttgctaacgctttaaaaaaattatttccaattcaTAGCAACATTGTctgtattataattaatgacaaaaaggaaatataacaTTATTCCTAGTAAAATCCCTGACTGCGATAAAAAGCGACTGcagaatactaaaatatttatttctcatttaaatttctcttcaGAAATCAGACAGTTTAaagtttccatttattttaatttctttttccccTCCTGCagtgttttagaaataaatttattttgagaaacaatAGTGGATTTGATGACTTCCATGCGAACACCGCTTTCGCTACTTAACCGATTACTCGATATGACATTTGCGTGACAAAATAAATGGCATAAATTTCCCaggttccaaaaaaaaaaataataaataaataacttttttaattataaatgacaaGCTGCATGACATTCAGTTTAGggattgcaaataaatattgcagagagcGTTGTTAGAATGAGTTCTttatccaaattattttttttaataaggacaTATTATTTCCAACCATAAGAACACTTGCAGGAATGCGTTTTAGGGtggaatatataatatttatatgatttttaaactgCGAATTGAAGTATAAAACTTTTGTTATGCCACTTAAtatctttgataaaaatcaaataatccTAATTTTCTTTTGGATAAATGACCTTTCTaacacaaattattataattaaaattcttatctgtttaaatttcacaatcaaggtaagaaaataaataattaatcgctgctgataaaaagattgaattaaaagaagatagttttgtttttctcctaaactattaaatgatattcttattagaaaaaataataaaagttttgttttcaattttttgctttttcgcTTTTACGTATAATACTTTCCGATACTTACACAACTATTTAAGTTTCCCCGTTCTTATTGATTTATCGTTTGAAATCGAACAAAAGAACAATGTTCCCTCTGTCACCATCTGCAATTTAAATCGAATGAAAAGAATCTATCATCGTTGCATGGAATTAAGATTACCAATGGAATATTGTAATCTTAATTCGAATATCGAAGTGTCTGGGTTTTTACCATTCTTATATTCGTCTGAAAGAAGGAATTTTTTCTCGCGTGGAACATTTGAATTAGAGTTCCTCACTAATTATTGGAATATGGATGAGAAAAATAGAATGTATGCCGGATACCGTTTTCAAGAATTAATCACCAAATGCAGTTTCAATGGAAAAAACTGCCAAACTCaagatttcattttgtttccaACCCTGCAGTATGGAAATTGCTTCACCTTTAAAAATACAGCCCACGTAAAAGCAAGCAGATATTTACCTTATCGTGGTTTAGAACTTTTCTTGGATATCGATGAAAGTTCCTACATGGATAAAGtatcgccaagtcttggaatAAAAGTATTAATCCACAATTCCTCGGAACTACCCAATCTGGAAGAAAAAGGAATATTCCTCAGCGCTGGATTTGAGACAAGCATTACACTTGGCGAAACTGTGATGGAAAGATTACCAATACCTTACAAAGACGAATGCAAAACTTACGACGCCAACTTGAGTCAAAGCGATTGCATCAAATCGTGTATTCAAAATGTTAGTTACATCAAATGTGGATGCGTTGATCCAACAATTCATGCagctcaaataaataaaagacattgTAATTTGACTGACACAGTGCAAATGTGGTGTTTAGAGGATGCCCTTAAGGATTTGGTTATGGGCAAATTTGACTGTCAATGTCCATATGCATGTTTATCAGTAAATTTTGATCCGCATGTTTCGAAAGCAGTTTGGCcttcgaaaaattatttcaatcagTTTCTTGCGTCTGATAACTCTTCTTTGATGAGTTGGAAGAcgcatttaaagcattttaggGAAAGGTTTGCTTTGCTGAAAGTCAATTTCGAAGTTTCAAAGAAAGTAATGGTGAAGCAGGTACCTGTTTATCGAAGTGACGAACTTTTTGGCTATTTTGGTGGTGCTCTTGGACTTTGCTTCGGGGCTTCTGCATTTTCATTGTGGCTGAAAGTTGAGTATTTAATGAAcgcaataaaacattttctgtaataaccgaaaatttttttgttacatttatcaATTTAACACTATAAGTTTGTGTTAGTTACAAACAGATCTGGATTACTCACTTTTTCGATTgatatatatcaaaaatttgctcgaaattatttcattcatttgttatttaaaaaaacaacaacttttgTTTAATGActgaaaagaataattattttgcgATTGTATAGATAAGTATTGGagaaataagcataaaatatatGCCAGTCCCATAAAAAGgggcaagaatttttttagttcatcgttggtagcttttttaaaaaaaatctaagaataaAAGACGCGTGGTTGTAatctctgaaaataatttaaaaaaagtcacgaGTTATTATAAAAGCActgtatttcaaattaaaaagtaatgtaataatagtttttctgaAGATATACTAAGAACGTCTTTAGcgagcacaattttttttctagctagTCGAAAAGTTACCACCAACTACAACATGTTTCATAGCATTTAAAGtcagatattatattatttacaggcATGAAACACTGCTTCGTTTGTTACTacacctgattttttttttaaactttacaagTTTTTTAGacttagcattaaaaataaaaattttttaaaaaagacgcATTTTTCgaattaacactttttttaatgatgattaGATGAGTAAGTCAAAACGAATTGTGCCCAAGGCGAATTGGAGCTCTGACGAATTGTAATCAGGACGACTTGTCGTCGCTAGGAATTGTTCACGATTCATGGAACAATGAATTATTGTTCCATGAGGAATTTTGCGCAACGAATTGACGTAACATCAACTGGTTTCCGCTTTGAGATTTAATATTCAGTTTTCGATTTGTCGAAAGTTGGCGTTACTTTTGTCATACGTACGATTTGatgctaatttgaaatttgatcttATTTGAAGTGCTTACTCCACGaccctttttcaaaaatgttacattttgcaACCATCTTTGCATTGTGCAAAAGCAAAGAGGGTAATGGCTAACAcgtttttacacaaaattatgattttcatgttttctgATAGAATAGGCGTTACTTTTATCCTGTACCCTCTTCGATAGAAATTGTTTCACAGCTTCATCAGcgtatcaaatattatatttgtatgaTTAATGCCTTGGATCTGAAATCGGCTCATTTCTAGAGGATTGTGAAATGTTTAAACTTccgttaataaaaatttagaataataatagcaaaataaatgagATAAATCTAGAAAAGACACTTATGAAAACTGAACTTATAACTATgaactatttgaaaaaaggaaaacatcaCGAGAAAAAGGAGAGAAGTCAGcatttaaggtatttttttattaaaattatgtaacttgACCTTTTCTAAAGCCATTCTAAGTATACTtacaagcaattttaaaagtcCATAATAAGCTATTTCATCGCACTTTTTTTTGAATCTCCATTTGTTAAcactgtttttcgaagctctgtcgccaaggaaaaaaaaatccatagtTTAAGTTCCTCATCTTTGAAGGAATgagatgattttaaactatatatatataatgaagaattatctgggctttagaacagacaagtGACTGAAATGttagaaaagttattaaacttttttcaaaatcaccAATTTGGAATCGATATCCAAgtccttaaatatttaaaaataagaccacaagcttttttcattttcacaaatctGTAGCTTTTCCCCATAATGATGTTTTGTGCCATTTTTTAACTAAGCGCTGACAGTtctggctttagataggctaaacttgtcCTAACAGCATAGAGTAACAGTtacaaactcacagcagttacaaaaatagcatataaatctcaaaaaaagcataattccaTAATATGGAATGAAgctttcgaaaaacagccttaacaAATGAATCTGTGCACTTAGGTGATTTGATTGATATGTGAACAAGAGAATTGATTTAGGTAATAACAGATAGTGTCCATTTCCACATTTTGATGAAGTACGTCTGTATAAAATTGGAGATCAGTTTTAGAAAACatgtaaaaagttataatatgcataatatgcagtattaataaaatttattttataaagaaaaaaatagaaaagaaataagttcCTTACTTTTTTCGAAGACCTAACAGGCCGTAGTAAGTatactttctttaataaatggcgttagaatatgcaagaagtatacataaaaacataatgttataccatttaatttttcaaaaatagtattttgacaacaatttttatcaaaaaactataaactaaaaaacgtaaaatgaagaattattataaaaaacgattttaaaaattcttcatattgaaataaaagctctcatgttgtttctttcttttttattcttatagttcttaatcagatgtaaaaaaccattctgtagaaaacgatcatcaaataagaaaatgaattatttacaagcaaattttttattataaaaatcataacacttacctATTTTATAAATCCGCAGTattccaaatgaaattttcttcgtttgaaaattttattttcaaataatatatgcatagaatatcccttcattacttttagataacataccacacatcaaaattttataaatgtaagatctcgatatgaatttgaatatttagcttaaaaacagaatagctgaattctagttgaaattattctttcaaaactaaaaaatatttaccaagagaacgataaaaatttattaataatcagcacaaatgatactatttcaattaatttgatgattctttattgttgttttcggaattatatagatacagaaatatatactattctataaagaagaagaatattctataactattacagttctgtacgttctgaattcacatttattcattggaataaCGAAAGCAAtcttgacttcactttaatttgtaatgaattgaagacagaaaatattattttacaataatacacACATTTGTAACAGCAAGTGATCATGAAATCAGAAGTTATGTTGTTAGTAATAGAAaggtaagaattatttatttttatttccaatgagctgcacaatcggtcttgccgatgagcagacctagtgcgttctccagaggtggtatccactctttcaggaccaccacaatgggtgagataccgttggtcatgttaatttgaacGTCtggtttctgccacactagatggcagcaccgagactctatttggatgctcaagtgcactaggaatttaattttgccggaaatgccaagagccaataaggcactccagggatcttttacatgccacaggtaaaaattattgagaaattattcttcaaatgcttggtgtcttctgcttcaatgtttggcatattctggttagttttttcaTGTTCATctaccttttccttagggaaattttgcttcttatttgctgctgaAAAAATGGCGTCCGTCATTGCCAATGGTTATACTGGAATGCATCTAGGCTCCCGCTACAGGGCGTACTCGAACGTTGCGATCGCGAAAACGTGTTtcgaaataattacttatttaaaaccaaTAGTAATGGAatcgaaagaaaatatttatgtattcaaaagcaaaaattaacagGTTGTATGTCATggcggtcaccggtgaccggcacaaAGTTTGTTCGTAGCATCACGGAGGTGACCGGTGACCTCAGTGAATTAAATGTGTCACGaatgattacaaaaatttactgttttattgcaaataatatttcatcaaaatattcaaCGCATACTAGAAAATCACTTTCGCCAGACGGgcaagtcatgtaaaattagcgtggcaatCAACGTGTTAATGGGAAAGTGGTACTCATTCGTTTaggagaaacttaaaaaattggcACTAATGAGGCTTAATTACGCcaattatgcttaattaattaaggtaatatatgcatattgaaattACAGAAATAAGCAATATActagaaaacaaagaaaatggagtaaaggtatttatttgtctAGAACAGCAGTAAGAAATCGTCACACTATAAATGacgacaatgatgcttaattaatgttggtaatgtgtattaattgaaataaaaaaagtaacccctgacattaaaagcaaaaataagtagaaaagaTACTTATTCGCGTTTTGGGAAACCgtaaaaaaatctgcatattattattgacactaaagctcaattaatattgataatgtgtattaattgaagtaaattaaaataagctatgtgcTCAAGAGCCAAGCTCATGGAAGAAAGATAATTGggaaatttgtttaagaaaaccgtaaaaaattcCCATTCACAGATGACGCTTAATTCATACGTTTCACTGACGGTAATATGCactactggtattatggtaattggcgAATTGGTAATTCTACAACGGGTTTTCcgcagtttcagaaaatattttttccagtggtattactattttaaagaattagaaataaaagaaactttttccaccactaataaatattttaacagtactAAATTAAAAGTCAGATAGAGAAATTATCAGGCTCCAAAATCCTTatgaagttcaattttttttaaaaattcggcTTTAGTTGGCTGCCACTGACAAATATGTAtaaactcaaatgttgaagGGTTATTAATAAGTGCCAAATATACTTatataggtataaaatataatattgatatatttggtgatttttaaaactgcgaCAAGCAGTTTTAATACCTATACTTTGGAATTAAGTGCTTCATTTAAGGAGAATTTTAACTATCATGAATCGGCTGTGAGCAATAGCATCATAATGCCAAGAaatgttaaatacattttatctttattcaatGGTATGAATTACAAACAATGAGCTTTGCTTTCTTCAATAATATAAAGCCACCGAAGATAACCGCATAtaacattgaattaaaaaattgaaattattttagctatattaattgaggttagtgacattttcagaaataaaaaaaagttgcatctGAACTATTTTAgtaccaatttattagaaagcgggacaaatatttctttgtttttatttatttaccacgacctagtttgaaataaaaatcatgcaagcatACTGAAAACCAATGTAAttagttatgttaaaatttaagtgaaagcAAAAGCAGTTCTGTTATACTAAACATATCCTTATTTATTAAACCACTTTTTTCACGAGGATTTACGATTTACgattcatgtaaaaaattaatatcagaaaACACTGTATTCTAAATACAGTGTtttctgatattaattttttacatgaattatttatttatacgttAGTTTATTTCGATAAGGTATTGCATTAATACcttatcaaaatttcatgacaatAGGAATAtcatcttataaattatttataatcatctACCATAATAGGAATATCATatgacaaaactttttaatttgggaAACAATGTTCTTAGCGATGTAGTATTCACAGGTTATAGTTTATTGTATTCACAGTATTTTTCGGtaactaaattgatttttaaaagccaaaatataagaaaaaatagttatttgtacTTTAGTTGATAAAATATCCCCACTAatctaaatgaatttaattaaaattgacttAGAACTGAGACTATAATGTTACATTAATTACCCCGAATCTCGATCTAATTATATGAACCGTAAGTATTTCcagaataaattatacttttaacatttattgtttCCTCTTAAAATGGAAATGgtcatttttcattatatgaTTGATTGACCATCTGATGATGGACAAGGTCATTAATGAAAGGGTGCATCTTTCTCTTCTTCTGGCCCTAAGGCAGGGCGTGGAACCATTGTAATCCGTTACTTTCAAGGATCAACAACAATAGGAAAATGTCTATTTAAATGTGTCCTTTGTTtgtatacttatttaattttgcttttacaaaattatcaataCATAACTGCAATGGGCGTTGTCGCAatggtagaaaaatttttttacttacatttatttaatctatcACTGGTACAAAATAAACGCagtgtgaagaaaaaaatcatctaaaataatttactttcaaacGATGCGGACCAAGTGCCAATCTTAATGACCCAAATAGGTAACCTCGGATATGCTAATAATTTAGTGCGTGTATATTTCTGGTTATGAAATCAACAACGTACTTGCCTTATATAAATATGCCTATTTTTTCCAACAGTTTTGGATTTTTTGACagttaaaatatggatttttaacTGCAATTTAGAAGAGCCGTGATGGGTCAGGGAATAGAGAGCTCGCCTTTTCAATGAGGTTACCTGAGTTCGAATGCCagcgatacgaattccgcatccggcttgcaccgaccatgGTGCTGAAGCAATATATCTTCAGTGTTAGACGAATTATGGGTTAGactccccttgccgttaggctcaTCGAGGTATCATTACAATAGGCATCATCAcaaacataaatgtaaaaacaagAGGCAATATAGGTGTTTGAATGGTCAATCCACCACGGTCTGTTAGCAGCTTTTAATGGGTTACTACCCGGTTATACCAGTTTGGCATACATGAATgatagtaaaatgaaaaaagaggcCATGTATGAGGGctgtttttttatgtaagagccgtttgaaaataaaaaccaaacgaaagaaaattttcatatagcaaatttattttttgattctacttaagtttctcttttttttcttcaaaatagttggtagggcactgggcccaagTCCAAGAGTTCGTGAATTCGATCCCATCTCggccgaagattccccgtgtagtaaatggtgactgattcTGTTTAAATCAGTCGAGTcgctaagtcctccatgttcccatgacaaatcaatacctctgggggtactgatccaggagtttccttgtcttctggattggtttaaaatgacaaggctacggagttgaacattagtagtcgtaaacccaaaaattgggtcggctgttctacGACTGATATAGAAAAGAAATAGTTACCAAGTTTGCTTAAACACTTATCAtatcttataattatatttagaataacctCTTCACAGTAACACGCCGCCTACTCCGATAACCAAGAGGTCAAGACCATTTTCACGTGTTTGTCATTGTTGTACTGGTTGCCGCCAAAATGATGCTTAAAACATcggaaaatatgaaaatcgcTTAGCGCAAGGTCTGGGGTGTATCGAGGGGTGGTCCAAAACTTCCCAGCCGAAAGAGTCCAATAAAGCTCTAGAAGACTGAGCTGTGGAGAGAGTTATTGTCATGCAAGTATCAAAATTTCCTGTCAGCATGCCAGTAGGAAGCTTCGTATAGTTCACAAATCTGCCGGTGAATGCATGCAGCAGACAAGTTTTTTGCCCACTAAAAACACATCACTGACAGTACTTCATAAGTGGCGGACGATTTGTTAAACTTCAATGTTTTAAAGACACAGAACTGACCTACGCAGCTGTAACTGAACACAGTTCTTCCCAAGGAGTGCCAGGACAAGACGCAAGCACTCCTTGTGACTCGCGCGCCACCTATTAATGTACACAGCAAAACGGTCCTTACTAAAAAAATGGCCCTCgtattttcactttatttattttaatatttgtaaaaaatttagacattatatttaattgtttctttttcctccaaacaa
This window encodes:
- the LOC107450751 gene encoding degenerin mec-4-like encodes the protein MDEKNRMYAGYRFQELITKCSFNGKNCQTQDFILFPTLQYGNCFTFKNTAHVKASRYLPYRGLELFLDIDESSYMDKVSPSLGIKVLIHNSSELPNLEEKGIFLSAGFETSITLGETVMERLPIPYKDECKTYDANLSQSDCIKSCIQNVSYIKCGCVDPTIHAAQINKRHCNLTDTVQMWCLEDALKDLVMGKFDCQCPYACLSVNFDPHVSKAVWPSKNYFNQFLASDNSSLMSWKTHLKHFRERFALLKVNFEVSKKVMVKQVPVYRSDELFGYFGGALGLCFGASAFSLWLKVEYLMNAIKHFL